The Acidobacteriota bacterium genome has a segment encoding these proteins:
- the ftsE gene encoding cell division ATP-binding protein FtsE, with translation MVHLYHVTKVYDSLPALRSLSFEVEKGEFVYVTGPSGAGKTTLLKLLFAEERPTMGQVFVNGRNVGSLTPHRVPYLRRELGVVFQDFRLLTKKTVMENVSFLHRILGVPKRRRLERARYYLKLVGLEHKADEYPLHLSGGEQQRVAIARALASEPVLLLADEPTGNLDPELAEEILQLFKRINAAGTTVILATHDRALIARHPKRVLVLRHGQLADDTGPGGYASQEGFFG, from the coding sequence ATGGTTCACCTCTACCACGTTACCAAGGTTTACGACAGTCTCCCCGCGCTTCGAAGCCTGTCCTTTGAGGTGGAGAAGGGAGAGTTCGTCTACGTCACGGGCCCGAGCGGCGCGGGCAAGACGACGCTCTTGAAGCTTCTTTTCGCCGAGGAGCGCCCCACGATGGGGCAGGTTTTCGTAAACGGCCGCAACGTCGGCTCCCTGACGCCGCACCGGGTCCCGTACCTGCGGCGCGAGCTGGGAGTCGTCTTTCAGGACTTTCGCCTCCTGACGAAGAAGACCGTCATGGAAAACGTCTCGTTCCTCCACCGCATCCTCGGCGTGCCGAAAAGGAGGCGCCTCGAGCGCGCCCGCTACTACCTGAAGCTGGTGGGGCTCGAGCACAAGGCCGACGAATACCCGCTTCATCTTTCGGGCGGCGAGCAGCAGCGCGTGGCCATCGCCCGCGCGCTCGCCTCGGAGCCGGTGCTTCTGCTTGCCGACGAGCCCACGGGTAATCTCGACCCGGAGCTCGCCGAAGAAATTCTGCAGCTTTTCAAGCGCATCAACGCGGCCGGCACGACGGTCATCCTCGCCACGCACGACCGCGCGCTCATCGCCCGCCACCCGAAGCGCGTTCTGGTGCTCCGGCACGGACAGCTCGCGGACGACACCGGCCCCGGCGGCTACGCCTCGCAGGAAGGGTTCTTCGGATGA
- a CDS encoding SDR family oxidoreductase — MRLKDKIAVVTGGGRGLGRALALRLAEEGASVVVADLARSDMEATVEEIRAKGHRAAAVEADISSYADANRIAEAAAELGGADILVNNAATYVRHLTVDFPPEEWERVIRVNLVGAFFVTRALLPAMIAAGRGTIINISSIHGLVGDEKLSAHCASKFGLIGFTQSLAKELRSYNITVNAICPGALSTAKPGDAAATKKGLESLVPPHAVAQAVMFLATQNPPAITGASLNVYGGTDTKITVHTA; from the coding sequence ATGCGCTTGAAGGACAAAATTGCTGTGGTGACGGGCGGAGGCCGCGGCTTGGGCCGCGCGCTCGCGCTTCGCCTGGCCGAGGAAGGCGCCAGCGTGGTGGTCGCGGACCTCGCGCGAAGCGACATGGAGGCTACCGTCGAGGAAATCCGCGCCAAAGGCCACCGCGCCGCGGCCGTCGAGGCCGACATCTCGAGCTACGCCGACGCCAACCGCATCGCTGAGGCGGCGGCCGAACTGGGAGGCGCGGACATTCTCGTCAACAACGCCGCCACCTACGTGCGCCACCTGACGGTGGATTTCCCGCCCGAGGAGTGGGAGCGCGTCATTCGCGTCAACCTCGTCGGAGCCTTCTTCGTGACGCGCGCCCTTCTTCCCGCCATGATTGCGGCGGGGCGCGGCACCATCATCAATATCTCGTCCATCCATGGCCTCGTGGGGGACGAGAAACTGAGCGCGCACTGCGCCTCGAAGTTCGGCCTCATCGGCTTCACGCAGTCGCTCGCCAAGGAGCTGCGCTCCTACAACATCACCGTGAACGCCATCTGTCCGGGCGCCCTCTCCACGGCAAAGCCGGGTGACGCGGCCGCGACCAAGAAAGGGCTCGAGTCGCTCGTGCCGCCGCACGCCGTCGCCCAGGCGGTCATGTTCCTCGCCACGCAAAACCCGCCCGCGATCACCGGCGCGTCGCTCAACGTCTACGGCGGCACCGACACGAAGATCACGGTGCATACCGCGTAG
- a CDS encoding heavy-metal-associated domain-containing protein: MKQRNVALSTVLVLVVAAGFAFAATESDSALETAGAEPAEEAAVEEAEPAEEAAAEEAEPAEEAAAEEAEPAEEAAAEEAEPAEEAAMEEAEPAEEAPVEEAEAEAEGAVKTCRLDVQGMHCGGCAVRGQRALEGVKGVKSAKVSFPDKEAVVEYDADETSPEELIAALAATRLRAKEKE; this comes from the coding sequence ATGAAACAAAGAAACGTAGCCCTCAGCACAGTGCTTGTGCTGGTCGTGGCCGCGGGTTTCGCCTTTGCCGCCACGGAGTCCGACTCGGCCCTGGAAACGGCCGGAGCTGAGCCCGCGGAGGAAGCCGCCGTGGAAGAAGCTGAGCCCGCGGAGGAAGCCGCCGCGGAAGAGGCTGAGCCTGCGGAGGAAGCCGCCGCGGAAGAGGCTGAGCCTGCGGAGGAAGCCGCCGCAGAAGAAGCTGAGCCCGCGGAGGAAGCCGCCATGGAAGAGGCTGAACCCGCGGAGGAAGCCCCCGTAGAGGAAGCAGAAGCTGAAGCGGAAGGCGCCGTGAAGACCTGCCGCCTCGACGTGCAGGGAATGCACTGCGGCGGATGCGCCGTCCGGGGCCAGCGCGCGCTCGAGGGCGTGAAAGGCGTAAAGAGCGCCAAGGTCAGCTTCCCGGACAAAGAGGCCGTCGTTGAATACGACGCCGACGAGACTTCTCCCGAAGAGCTGATAGCAGCGCTCGCAGCAACCAGACTGCGAGCGAAAGAAAAAGAGTAA
- the folK gene encoding 2-amino-4-hydroxy-6-hydroxymethyldihydropteridine diphosphokinase — MESIFLGLGGNVGDRRGFMRRAVEALSEDRIRVLSRSSLYASEPEGSDDQEPYLNAAVEAQTPLAPLELLRHVKDIERRLGRVVRGRWAEREIDLDILLYGARTVEEKDLTIPHPRLHERRFALMPLAEIAPEIRHPVIQKTIAELLRDCTDEKRVVRLDVEW; from the coding sequence ATGGAAAGCATCTTTCTCGGACTGGGCGGAAACGTGGGTGACAGGCGCGGATTTATGAGGCGGGCGGTCGAAGCGCTTTCCGAAGACCGTATCCGCGTGCTGAGCCGCTCGTCACTCTACGCCTCCGAACCCGAGGGATCGGACGATCAGGAGCCCTATCTCAACGCCGCCGTCGAGGCGCAGACTCCACTTGCGCCGCTGGAGCTGTTGAGGCACGTCAAGGACATCGAGCGCCGCCTCGGGCGCGTCGTGCGCGGACGCTGGGCGGAGCGGGAGATCGACCTGGACATCCTTCTCTACGGCGCGCGCACCGTCGAAGAAAAGGACTTAACGATTCCCCATCCCCGCCTCCACGAGCGGCGCTTCGCGCTGATGCCGCTTGCGGAAATTGCTCCCGAGATTCGCCATCCCGTTATTCAAAAGACCATCGCCGAGCTTCTGAGGGATTGCACGGACGAAAAGCGCGTCGTGCGCCTGGACGTGGAGTGGTGA
- the hemL gene encoding glutamate-1-semialdehyde 2,1-aminomutase codes for MNSKAWFEKAQALLPGGVNSPVRAYKAVGETPRFIAYAKGAFVTDVEGRSYLDCMGSWGPMILGHAHPRVVDAVQLAASNGTSFGTCSPLEVELAERVVAAFPGIEKVRFVNSGTEAVMSAVRLARAATERSKILKFAGGYHGHADHLLAEAGSGIATLGIPATPGVPKEFTQPTLTAPYNDLASVERLMEEHGRDIACILVEPVAGNMGVVPPEENFLGGLRALCDRHGALLVLDEVITGFRVAYGGAQERYGVRADLTTLGKIVGGGLPVGAYGGRRDLMDMLAPEGAVYQAGTLSGNPLAMAAGVATLDVLREESPYEHLERQGKTLQEGFEKAASAAGVPVTINRVGSMFTVFFSEAPVRDYASVQKSDAARFVAFFRAMLKSGIMLPPSPFEACFLSTAHSDADIKHTVRVAKRAFAKAAGAS; via the coding sequence ATGAATTCCAAAGCGTGGTTCGAGAAAGCACAGGCGCTCCTTCCGGGGGGCGTGAACAGCCCCGTGCGCGCGTACAAGGCCGTGGGCGAGACTCCCCGGTTCATCGCCTACGCGAAGGGCGCCTTCGTCACGGACGTGGAGGGGCGCTCCTATCTCGACTGCATGGGCTCCTGGGGGCCGATGATTCTGGGGCACGCCCATCCCCGCGTGGTGGACGCCGTCCAGTTGGCGGCTTCGAACGGGACGAGCTTCGGGACGTGCTCGCCGCTCGAGGTAGAGCTCGCGGAGCGCGTCGTCGCGGCGTTCCCCGGCATAGAGAAGGTGCGCTTCGTGAACTCCGGCACCGAGGCCGTGATGAGCGCCGTGCGCCTCGCGCGCGCCGCGACGGAGCGCTCGAAAATCCTGAAGTTCGCGGGCGGCTACCACGGCCACGCCGACCACCTCCTCGCGGAGGCCGGCTCCGGCATCGCCACGCTGGGAATTCCCGCTACACCCGGCGTCCCGAAGGAGTTCACCCAGCCCACGCTCACCGCGCCCTACAACGACCTAGCCTCGGTCGAGCGCCTGATGGAGGAGCACGGGCGGGACATCGCGTGCATCCTCGTCGAGCCCGTCGCGGGCAACATGGGCGTCGTGCCGCCCGAGGAGAATTTCCTCGGCGGGCTGCGCGCGCTCTGCGACCGCCACGGCGCGCTTCTCGTCCTCGACGAGGTCATCACCGGCTTCCGCGTCGCCTACGGCGGCGCGCAGGAGCGCTACGGCGTCCGCGCCGACCTGACGACGCTCGGGAAAATCGTGGGCGGCGGCCTTCCCGTCGGGGCCTACGGCGGACGGCGGGACCTCATGGACATGCTCGCGCCCGAGGGCGCGGTCTACCAGGCGGGGACGCTTTCCGGCAACCCGCTCGCGATGGCGGCCGGCGTTGCCACGCTCGACGTCCTGCGCGAGGAGTCCCCCTACGAGCACCTCGAGCGCCAGGGGAAAACGCTGCAGGAGGGCTTTGAAAAGGCCGCGAGCGCGGCGGGCGTTCCCGTGACCATCAACCGCGTCGGCTCCATGTTCACCGTGTTCTTTTCCGAAGCGCCGGTCCGCGACTACGCCTCGGTGCAGAAGTCGGACGCGGCGCGCTTCGTGGCGTTCTTCCGCGCCATGCTCAAGAGCGGCATCATGCTCCCTCCCTCGCCGTTCGAGGCGTGCTTCCTCTCCACGGCCCATTCGGACGCGGACATCAAGCACACCGTTCGCGTGGCCAAGCGGGCCTTTGCCAAGGCCGCCGGCGCGTCCTAG
- a CDS encoding ABC transporter permease has protein sequence MKTLARALWYFFEEAAHHLMANRVMTGLAVATTAVAFFITGLLLLFNQTAAEGLRLWAQRAEVNLFLDDALTPSETAALVETLSERPDVEAVHAIGKNDAVRQLETLFPALRESLSLLEANPLPASLEVTLRPEYGTPDSVRRFVEEGRALPGVTDLQYDLPWMERVERALWWARCLGYALASVFLISTAFTLSNVVRITVYARRDEIAIMRVVGATNAFIKGPFLLEAAAEGAAGAVLGLAALYGAHQVASLGLSRLPWAGAMAHDFLSAGSIAALAAAAAAMGMAGSMLALRRLPTV, from the coding sequence ATGAAGACGCTGGCGCGCGCGCTTTGGTATTTTTTCGAGGAGGCGGCGCACCACCTCATGGCGAACCGCGTGATGACCGGGCTCGCCGTGGCGACGACCGCCGTGGCGTTCTTCATCACGGGGCTTCTCCTGCTCTTCAACCAGACCGCCGCGGAGGGGCTGCGCCTCTGGGCCCAGCGCGCGGAGGTGAACCTTTTTCTCGACGACGCGCTCACACCGAGCGAAACGGCCGCCCTGGTCGAAACGCTCTCCGAGCGCCCCGACGTGGAGGCGGTGCACGCCATCGGAAAGAACGATGCCGTGCGGCAGCTCGAAACGCTTTTTCCCGCGCTGCGCGAAAGCCTTTCGCTCCTCGAGGCGAACCCCCTGCCCGCCAGCCTCGAGGTCACGCTCCGGCCCGAGTACGGGACGCCCGACTCGGTGCGCCGCTTCGTCGAGGAGGGTCGCGCCCTTCCGGGCGTGACCGACCTCCAGTACGACCTCCCGTGGATGGAGCGCGTCGAGCGTGCGCTCTGGTGGGCGAGGTGCCTGGGTTACGCCCTGGCGTCGGTGTTTCTGATCTCGACGGCCTTCACGCTCTCGAACGTCGTGCGCATCACCGTCTACGCGCGGCGCGACGAGATCGCCATCATGCGCGTGGTGGGCGCGACGAACGCGTTCATCAAGGGGCCTTTCCTTCTCGAAGCGGCCGCCGAAGGAGCCGCCGGTGCCGTGCTCGGGCTCGCGGCGCTTTACGGCGCCCACCAGGTGGCCTCGCTGGGACTCTCGCGCCTTCCCTGGGCCGGGGCGATGGCGCACGATTTCCTCTCCGCCGGCTCGATCGCCGCGCTGGCCGCTGCCGCGGCCGCCATGGGAATGGCGGGAAGCATGCTCGCCCTTCGGCGGCTTCCGACCGTTTAG
- a CDS encoding Rrf2 family transcriptional regulator, whose amino-acid sequence MLYSKSCEYSFRALIHIALQGDGFCMAKNIAKAENIPLYFLAKLLQDLVKFGLLHSFKGPTGGFKLAKPASEISLYDIMQLIDRENLEERCAVGLYGCSDSNPCPIHESWKELREQMLTYLKSMTVEDLARGLTDKKRKLGPSEPLPGGKKPAARRRKAPQKK is encoded by the coding sequence ATGCTTTACTCGAAATCGTGTGAATACTCGTTCCGGGCGCTGATTCACATCGCGCTCCAGGGGGACGGTTTCTGCATGGCGAAAAACATCGCCAAAGCCGAGAACATCCCCCTGTACTTCCTGGCGAAGCTCCTCCAGGATTTGGTGAAATTCGGTCTCCTGCACTCCTTCAAGGGGCCGACGGGCGGCTTCAAGCTCGCAAAGCCCGCCTCGGAGATTTCCCTCTACGACATCATGCAGCTCATCGACCGCGAGAACCTCGAGGAGCGCTGCGCCGTGGGACTCTACGGGTGCTCCGATAGCAATCCATGCCCCATCCACGAATCGTGGAAAGAACTGCGAGAGCAGATGCTGACCTATCTCAAGTCCATGACCGTTGAAGACCTGGCGCGGGGATTGACGGACAAGAAACGCAAGCTCGGCCCTTCGGAGCCGCTCCCCGGCGGAAAAAAACCCGCCGCAAGACGCAGGAAAGCCCCTCAAAAAAAGTAA
- a CDS encoding amidohydrolase family protein, which yields MANMQKCLWLSSISLLLMVCSAACGPACQKADWVLTGGKIFTVDDENPWAEAVAVKDGKFVYVGDDAGAAKFASDATRKSDLGGRLVIPGIVDSHTHPARINLAPYAAPMDETSKEDILAAVKEYAESNPELEWVRMCCWPVDLYGTSGPNKNDLDRIVPDRPVWLTSSAGHSIWVNSKALEVLGVDRDTPDPLPGVAVYVRDEDGETTGWIKEGAYRIFGEDYFEVDAEAHEEGTTAMLDYMSRHGVTTVYDGGNLLHNDRVYAFMAKLEREGRLPFRYEGTYPIFVPRQKDTAIAELLRLRDAYGGDRLRFNTMKIYMDGVNENRTGAMLEPYEDDPGNRGNTMMTTDELRDFLLELNEEKLDLHLHTVGDRAVRTVLDAVEAVRDSAGGELYPRVTVCHLDIIDPPDYARIKELGVVCNYTPWWHGVNYDDTVKHALGEERYARTLILKPLFDMGAVVTFGSDDWDLEYMSPFLGMQIGHTRQYPEEWEEPGFDIEEIRGPASEQLDLELMIRGYTINGAYQLRMEDEIGSIEAGKLADLVVLDENLFEMDRYEIHKIEPAAVMMEGELLHGALP from the coding sequence ATGGCGAACATGCAAAAATGCCTGTGGCTCTCCTCTATATCTCTTCTGTTGATGGTGTGTTCTGCCGCTTGCGGGCCCGCCTGTCAAAAAGCTGACTGGGTGCTCACCGGCGGCAAGATATTTACCGTGGACGATGAGAACCCCTGGGCGGAGGCGGTCGCCGTCAAGGACGGAAAGTTCGTCTACGTGGGCGATGACGCGGGCGCCGCGAAATTCGCTTCGGATGCCACGCGCAAGAGCGACCTGGGCGGAAGGCTCGTCATCCCCGGCATCGTGGACAGCCATACCCACCCCGCCCGCATCAATCTTGCTCCGTACGCGGCCCCCATGGATGAGACGAGCAAGGAGGACATACTGGCCGCCGTCAAGGAGTACGCGGAAAGCAATCCCGAGCTCGAGTGGGTTCGCATGTGCTGCTGGCCGGTCGACTTGTACGGCACAAGCGGGCCCAACAAGAATGACCTGGACAGAATCGTGCCCGACCGCCCGGTCTGGCTGACCAGCAGCGCGGGGCACAGCATCTGGGTCAACTCCAAGGCGCTCGAGGTGCTGGGGGTGGACCGGGACACGCCCGATCCTTTGCCGGGAGTCGCGGTCTACGTCCGGGACGAGGACGGAGAGACCACCGGGTGGATCAAGGAAGGCGCCTACAGGATATTCGGCGAGGATTATTTCGAGGTCGATGCGGAAGCCCACGAGGAGGGGACGACGGCGATGCTGGACTACATGAGCCGGCACGGCGTGACCACCGTCTACGACGGCGGCAATCTCCTGCATAATGATCGCGTCTACGCGTTCATGGCGAAGCTCGAGAGAGAGGGAAGGCTGCCGTTTCGTTACGAAGGCACATATCCCATTTTCGTCCCCCGGCAAAAGGATACCGCCATCGCGGAGTTGCTGAGACTGCGTGATGCGTACGGCGGCGACAGGCTCCGCTTCAATACGATGAAGATTTATATGGACGGTGTGAACGAGAACCGCACGGGCGCGATGCTCGAGCCCTACGAAGACGATCCGGGAAACCGCGGCAATACCATGATGACCACGGACGAGCTGCGGGATTTCCTTCTCGAGCTGAACGAGGAAAAGCTCGACCTGCACCTTCACACCGTGGGCGACCGCGCCGTGCGCACCGTGCTTGACGCGGTGGAGGCGGTGAGGGACTCGGCCGGGGGCGAGCTCTATCCGAGGGTGACCGTTTGCCACCTGGACATCATCGACCCGCCCGACTATGCCCGGATCAAGGAACTGGGCGTCGTTTGCAACTACACGCCGTGGTGGCACGGCGTCAATTACGACGACACCGTAAAGCACGCCCTCGGCGAGGAACGCTACGCGCGCACCCTGATCCTGAAGCCGCTGTTCGACATGGGCGCCGTCGTCACGTTTGGCAGCGACGACTGGGACCTGGAATACATGAGCCCCTTCCTTGGAATGCAAATCGGCCACACCCGTCAGTATCCCGAAGAGTGGGAGGAGCCGGGCTTCGACATCGAGGAGATCAGGGGACCCGCCTCCGAGCAGCTGGATCTCGAGCTGATGATCCGGGGCTACACGATCAACGGCGCCTACCAGCTCCGAATGGAAGATGAGATCGGCTCCATCGAGGCCGGCAAGCTGGCGGATCTCGTCGTGCTCGATGAAAACCTCTTTGAAATGGACCGCTACGAGATCCACAAGATCGAGCCCGCGGCGGTGATGATGGAGGGCGAGCTCCTGCACGGCGCCTTGCCATGA
- a CDS encoding PLP-dependent transferase — protein sequence MTSKSIKPVKHKPKPKRAPGFSTRAIHAGYRPEPVTGSVIPPLYLTSTFEMESLGKYRDGYDYSRSKHPNRVMLERTVASLEGGRYASAYASGVAAVAAVMGLLKPGDHVIASESIYGGTYRLFERILRGRGLDLAYADVSRPENIERAATPRTRMVYVESPTNPLLRLVDLRAVSKVCRKHRWLHAVDNTFMTPVSQRPLSLGVSIVIHSTTKFLNGHSDSLGGVVVTSSKRLADWLHFLQKSTGAVLSPFDCWLVLRSLKTLVPRMAAHERNARRLAKFLDGHRKVKRVIYPGLASHPQHSLAKRQAGGFGAIITFDLGSKQRAARFLNSLKLCILAESLGGVETLVSQPATMSHAFVPTAEKKRLGITEGLVRISVGLEDVEDLEEDLQQALAKL from the coding sequence ATGACCTCCAAGTCCATCAAGCCCGTAAAGCACAAGCCCAAACCCAAGCGCGCTCCCGGCTTCTCGACCCGCGCCATTCACGCGGGCTACAGGCCCGAGCCCGTGACCGGCTCCGTGATACCGCCCCTTTACCTGACCTCCACCTTCGAGATGGAGAGCCTCGGAAAATACCGCGACGGCTACGATTACTCGCGCTCTAAGCACCCCAACCGCGTCATGCTCGAGCGGACGGTGGCGTCGCTCGAGGGCGGCCGGTACGCCAGCGCCTACGCCTCGGGCGTGGCCGCCGTCGCGGCCGTCATGGGCCTTCTCAAGCCGGGCGACCACGTCATCGCATCCGAGAGCATCTACGGCGGCACGTACCGCCTGTTCGAGCGCATCCTGCGCGGCCGGGGGCTCGACCTCGCGTACGCGGACGTGTCGCGCCCGGAGAACATCGAGCGGGCGGCGACGCCCCGGACCCGGATGGTCTACGTCGAGTCGCCCACGAATCCGCTTCTCAGGCTCGTGGACCTTCGCGCCGTCTCCAAAGTCTGCCGCAAGCACCGCTGGCTGCACGCCGTGGACAACACGTTCATGACGCCCGTCTCTCAGCGGCCGCTCTCGCTCGGTGTGAGCATCGTCATTCACTCGACCACGAAATTCCTCAACGGCCACAGCGACTCGCTGGGCGGAGTCGTGGTCACCTCGAGCAAGCGCCTCGCGGACTGGCTGCATTTTCTCCAAAAGTCCACGGGCGCCGTTCTGAGCCCCTTCGACTGCTGGCTCGTGCTCCGGAGCCTCAAGACCCTGGTGCCGCGCATGGCGGCGCACGAGCGAAACGCGCGGCGCCTGGCGAAGTTTCTCGACGGCCACCGCAAGGTCAAGCGCGTCATCTATCCCGGCCTCGCCTCGCACCCGCAGCACAGCCTCGCGAAGCGCCAGGCGGGGGGGTTCGGCGCGATCATCACGTTCGACCTCGGCTCCAAGCAGCGCGCCGCCCGGTTCTTGAATTCGCTCAAGCTCTGCATCCTCGCCGAGAGCCTCGGCGGTGTCGAGACGCTTGTCTCGCAACCCGCCACGATGTCGCACGCCTTCGTTCCGACCGCCGAGAAGAAACGCCTGGGCATCACCGAGGGCCTCGTGCGCATCTCCGTGGGCCTGGAGGACGTCGAGGATCTGGAGGAGGATTTGCAGCAGGCGCTTGCGAAGCTTTAA
- a CDS encoding thrombospondin type 3 repeat-containing protein, whose protein sequence is MKKSLQIAFLAGILLALFHPAAFAEITWARTYGGGGSDVAYSVQQTRDGGYVVAGITNSFGADYYDDDYDILVLKLDALGKIRWQKTYGGASDDCAYSIQQTTDGGYVVAGYTFSFGVGGGVWPGYMNIWVLKLDADGNVGPLFPGTWRRAYGGDDWDEARSVQQTADGGFIVSGYTWSFGGPRRNAWVLKLNPYGRVIWQKVYGGDEVTSIQQTMDGGFVASGYIDTDTPAWPDGWLDNDIWVLRLDAWGNVYWSKSYGSGNWEFTASIEETTCCGFVVTGATWSDDSQSFDVLVLKLGASGNVSWQKTYSRIIMDEWPASIRQTADGGFVVAGYTDSVGAGGYDFWVLKLDVCGNVTWQKTYYNGSPTKIGEPIQQTGDGGYVVAGYTDSVGAGGYDFWVLKLDANGEIDPSCTFYSDTFVTSANSTIETRDASRWWTKSTMMSEESNVTSVDSEVTFFEQCANPDFDGDGEPNATDNCPMVPNNQDEDADGDDVGDACDPDYLMMIRAMREAIEERKVIEKWFLPSP, encoded by the coding sequence ATGAAAAAATCGCTTCAAATCGCTTTCCTCGCGGGAATCCTTCTCGCGCTTTTCCACCCCGCTGCCTTTGCCGAGATAACCTGGGCGCGTACCTACGGCGGCGGTGGTAGTGATGTTGCCTATTCCGTCCAGCAGACCAGGGATGGCGGCTACGTCGTGGCGGGAATTACCAACTCCTTCGGCGCTGACTATTATGATGACGATTATGATATTTTGGTGTTGAAGCTGGACGCCTTGGGAAAAATCCGGTGGCAGAAGACCTACGGCGGTGCTTCGGACGATTGCGCCTACTCCATCCAGCAGACCACGGACGGCGGCTACGTCGTGGCAGGATATACGTTCTCCTTCGGCGTTGGCGGCGGCGTCTGGCCTGGCTACATGAACATCTGGGTTCTGAAACTGGACGCTGATGGGAATGTTGGCCCGTTATTTCCTGGAACATGGCGGAGGGCCTATGGGGGGGATGATTGGGATGAAGCCAGATCCGTCCAACAGACTGCGGACGGCGGCTTCATCGTGTCAGGGTATACGTGGAGCTTCGGCGGGCCCCGCCGGAATGCTTGGGTATTGAAGCTGAACCCCTATGGGCGTGTAATATGGCAGAAGGTTTACGGCGGGGACGAAGTCACCTCCATCCAGCAGACCATGGACGGCGGCTTCGTCGCGTCGGGGTATATCGACACCGACACTCCTGCATGGCCTGATGGATGGCTTGATAATGATATCTGGGTTCTGAGGCTGGATGCCTGGGGAAATGTCTATTGGTCGAAGAGCTATGGCAGTGGCAACTGGGAATTTACCGCCTCCATCGAGGAAACAACGTGTTGCGGCTTCGTCGTGACAGGAGCAACTTGGTCTGATGACAGTCAATCTTTTGATGTCTTGGTGCTGAAGCTTGGCGCCTCAGGCAACGTCTCTTGGCAGAAGACCTACAGCAGAATCATTATGGATGAGTGGCCCGCCTCCATCCGGCAGACCGCGGACGGCGGCTTCGTCGTGGCAGGATATACAGATTCTGTTGGCGCGGGCGGTTATGATTTCTGGGTACTGAAGCTGGACGTCTGCGGCAACGTCACGTGGCAGAAGACCTATTACAACGGGTCTCCTACTAAGATTGGCGAGCCCATCCAGCAGACCGGGGACGGCGGCTACGTCGTGGCAGGATATACAGACTCTGTTGGCGCGGGCGGTTATGATTTCTGGGTACTGAAGCTGGACGCCAACGGAGAGATTGACCCGTCCTGCACGTTTTATTCCGATACCTTCGTGACGAGCGCGAATTCCACGATTGAGACCCGCGACGCCTCCAGGTGGTGGACGAAATCTACAATGATGTCCGAAGAGAGCAACGTGACGAGCGTGGATTCCGAGGTCACTTTCTTTGAGCAATGCGCGAACCCGGACTTCGACGGTGACGGCGAGCCCAATGCCACGGACAACTGCCCGATGGTGCCGAACAATCAGGATGAAGATGCGGACGGCGACGACGTCGGCGACGCGTGCGACCCAGATTATTTGATGATGATTCGGGCTATGCGGGAAGCAATCGAGGAGCGGAAAGTGATCGAGAAGTGGTTCTTGCCATCTCCTTGA